One stretch of uncultured Desulfovibrio sp. DNA includes these proteins:
- a CDS encoding 16S rRNA (uracil(1498)-N(3))-methyltransferase, translating to MSVPFFYLAPEHWGDAPLLEGQEARHLGQVLRAEPGTEVGLLDGRGRSGIFVVCKVGKKNVQLQRVSETVTPAPHSRAIVALAYSKAVRRGFFMEKAVELGAHGVWLWQGDHSQGKLSAAAEEACLGQMIAGAKQSGNPWLPEVRALSGGVDQLIHLSHSADHRILPWELQDGVHMLTPEMAGQPGLTVYVIGPEGGFSQRELAALKAAHFAAVSLGARVLRCETAATLCLGLHWWGSQLSGKADATQGSGK from the coding sequence ATGAGCGTACCGTTTTTTTATCTGGCCCCTGAACACTGGGGCGATGCACCTCTTCTTGAAGGGCAGGAAGCCCGGCATCTGGGGCAGGTTCTGCGCGCGGAACCCGGCACCGAAGTGGGCCTCCTGGATGGCCGGGGCCGCTCGGGCATATTTGTGGTGTGCAAGGTGGGCAAAAAAAACGTGCAGCTCCAGCGCGTTTCTGAAACTGTCACCCCTGCTCCGCATTCGCGGGCCATTGTGGCGCTGGCCTACAGCAAGGCCGTGCGGCGCGGCTTTTTTATGGAAAAGGCCGTGGAACTTGGCGCGCATGGCGTATGGCTGTGGCAGGGCGACCACAGTCAGGGAAAACTTTCTGCCGCCGCAGAAGAAGCCTGCCTTGGGCAGATGATTGCAGGGGCAAAGCAGAGCGGCAACCCCTGGCTGCCTGAAGTGCGCGCCCTCTCGGGCGGCGTGGATCAGCTCATCCATCTTTCGCACAGTGCCGACCACCGCATTCTGCCCTGGGAACTCCAGGACGGCGTGCATATGCTCACCCCGGAAATGGCGGGCCAGCCCGGCCTTACCGTCTATGTTATCGGCCCGGAAGGCGGCTTTTCGCAACGTGAGCTGGCAGCTCTGAAAGCCGCCCACTTTGCCGCCGTGAGCCTTGGTGCACGCGTATTGCGCTGTGAAACAGCCGCAACGCTCTGCCTTGGCCTGCACTGGTGGGGTTCGCAGCTTAGCGGCAAGGCCGATGCCACCCAAGGGAGCGGAAAGTGA
- a CDS encoding 1-acyl-sn-glycerol-3-phosphate acyltransferase: protein MNPFVDGAFEAKFLTGDTYSSQPASAGFFSRMLPSLSFYSRLFLGPVRWLCSRASKGQCDDAAWVYASAWVADLMERMGCPIKIEGMDAIEAVDGPCLFVANHMSTLETFMLPAMIRPRRQVTFVVKKSLTTMPFFGPVMCSRDPIVVGRANPREDLTAVLNGGLERLKKGISIIVFPQHTRSRQFNPQQFNSIGVKLAKKAGVPIVPLALKTDAWGQGKKIKELGPVKPGLTIRYTFASPLTIAGQGKEEQAAICQHIESHLGKWQQLDGINE, encoded by the coding sequence ATGAACCCCTTTGTTGACGGCGCATTTGAAGCCAAGTTTCTCACGGGCGACACATACAGCAGTCAGCCTGCAAGTGCGGGCTTTTTCAGCCGTATGCTGCCCTCGCTCAGCTTTTACAGCCGCCTGTTTCTCGGCCCGGTGCGCTGGCTGTGCTCCAGAGCGTCCAAGGGGCAGTGCGACGATGCCGCCTGGGTATATGCCAGCGCGTGGGTGGCAGACCTTATGGAGCGCATGGGCTGCCCCATCAAGATTGAAGGCATGGACGCCATTGAAGCCGTGGACGGCCCCTGCCTGTTTGTGGCCAACCATATGAGCACGCTGGAAACATTCATGCTTCCGGCCATGATCCGGCCCCGCCGCCAGGTGACCTTTGTGGTCAAAAAAAGCCTCACCACCATGCCGTTTTTTGGCCCGGTGATGTGCTCGCGCGACCCCATCGTTGTTGGGCGCGCCAATCCGCGTGAAGACCTCACAGCCGTGCTGAACGGCGGGCTGGAGCGCCTGAAAAAGGGCATCTCCATCATTGTGTTTCCGCAGCATACCCGCTCGCGCCAGTTCAACCCGCAGCAGTTCAATTCCATCGGTGTCAAGCTGGCCAAAAAGGCCGGAGTGCCCATTGTGCCGCTGGCGCTCAAGACCGATGCCTGGGGACAGGGCAAAAAGATTAAAGAGCTGGGCCCGGTAAAACCCGGCCTGACCATACGCTACACCTTTGCAAGCCCCCTCACCATTGCCGGGCAAGGCAAGGAAGAACAGGCGGCAATCTGCCAGCATATTGAAAGCCACCTCGGCAAATGGCAGCAACTGGACGGCATCAACGAATAA
- a CDS encoding replication-associated recombination protein A: MTVSKPLPERMRPDDLALFLGQTHLGDRLRSLMKSGRLPSLLFFGPPGCGKSTLALLLAKSSGKPYLRLSAPEAGLQHLRRSLTGVEILVLDELHRFSKAQQDFFLPLVESGDLTLLATTTENPSFSVTRQLLSRLHVLRLRPLGRPELMELARRGAKDMQLEMTDEVADLLAGVSHGDARTLLNLVEYVGALPEDRRDLEHIKAALPEVLIRHDKDGDNHYELASALIKSIRGSDVDAALYYLACLLEGGEDPRFVCRRLILSASEDVGLADPDALGLAVACQQAVEFVGMPEGFIPLAETVTYLALAKKSNTSYAAYLNAAREVKLNGARPVPLHLRNPSTQLHKEWGYGKEYKYPHNYPESWIEQSYLPTELEGRRFYQPRDNGEEPRLSQWWRKLHKIKKTDE, encoded by the coding sequence GTGACCGTAAGCAAGCCGCTGCCGGAGCGCATGCGGCCCGATGATCTGGCGCTTTTTCTTGGTCAGACCCACCTTGGCGACCGCCTGCGCTCACTTATGAAGTCCGGGCGTTTGCCCAGCCTGCTGTTTTTCGGCCCGCCCGGCTGCGGCAAATCAACCCTCGCCCTGCTGCTGGCCAAATCATCCGGCAAGCCCTATCTGCGCTTGAGCGCGCCCGAGGCCGGATTGCAGCATCTGAGGCGCTCGCTGACGGGCGTGGAAATTCTTGTGCTGGACGAACTGCACCGGTTTTCCAAGGCGCAGCAGGACTTCTTTTTGCCGCTGGTGGAATCGGGCGACCTGACCCTGCTGGCCACAACCACGGAAAACCCCTCGTTCAGCGTCACGCGTCAGTTGCTTTCACGCCTGCATGTACTGCGGCTGCGCCCCCTTGGCCGCCCTGAACTTATGGAGCTTGCCCGGCGCGGCGCAAAAGACATGCAGCTTGAAATGACCGATGAGGTGGCCGACCTGCTGGCCGGGGTTTCGCACGGCGATGCCCGCACCCTGCTGAATCTTGTGGAGTACGTTGGCGCCCTGCCGGAAGATAGGCGCGATCTGGAGCATATCAAGGCGGCGCTGCCCGAGGTGCTCATCCGGCATGACAAGGACGGCGACAACCACTATGAACTGGCCTCGGCGCTCATCAAGTCCATTCGCGGCAGTGATGTGGATGCGGCCCTGTACTACCTGGCCTGCCTGCTTGAAGGCGGCGAAGACCCGCGCTTTGTGTGCCGCCGCCTGATACTTTCCGCCTCCGAGGATGTGGGGCTGGCCGACCCGGACGCTCTGGGGCTGGCTGTGGCCTGCCAGCAGGCCGTGGAATTTGTGGGCATGCCGGAAGGGTTCATTCCGCTGGCGGAAACCGTCACCTATCTGGCCCTTGCCAAAAAGAGCAACACTTCCTACGCGGCCTATCTCAACGCCGCCCGCGAGGTCAAACTCAACGGAGCGCGCCCGGTGCCGCTGCATCTGCGCAATCCTTCCACACAGTTGCACAAGGAATGGGGCTACGGCAAGGAATACAAGTATCCCCACAACTACCCGGAATCGTGGATCGAGCAGTCATACCTGCCGACAGAACTGGAAGGCCGCAGGTTCTACCAGCCGCGCGACAATGGCGAAGAACCCCGCCTCAGCCAGTGGTGGCGCAAACTGCATAAAATCAAAAAAACGGATGAATAG